A DNA window from Brassica napus cultivar Da-Ae chromosome C1, Da-Ae, whole genome shotgun sequence contains the following coding sequences:
- the LOC111198256 gene encoding LRR receptor-like serine/threonine-protein kinase GSO1 encodes MQTLHTLILVMFILCSSLGSILAQTGPTNDLQNLLEAKKSFVTNPGEDDPLPQWNSVNINYCSWTGVTCEDTGLFRVVALNLSGLGLTGSISPSFGRFDNLIHLDLSSNNLAGPIPTALSNLSSLESLFLFSNQLTGEIPSQLGSLLNLRSLRIGDNELVGTIPETLGSLANLQMLALASCRLTGPVPSQLGQLARVQSLILQDNNLEGPIPAELANCSDLTVFTAAANRLNGTIPAELGRLENLEILNLASNGLSGEIPSQLGEMSQLEYLNLMENKLQGLVPKSLTNLKNLQTLDLSANNLTGEIPEEIWNMSQLLDLALANNGFSGSLPKSMCSNNTNLEQLVLSGTQLSGEVPAEISRCQSLKQLDLSNNSLTGSIPESLFQLTELTDLYLHNNTLEGKLSPSISNLTNLQWLVLYHNNLEGKLPNEIAALKKLEVLFLYENRFSGEIPKEIGNCTSLKMIDLFGNHFEGEIPPSIGALKELNLLHLRQNEFVGGLPATLGNCHQLKILDLADNQLSGSIPSSYGSLKGLEQFMLYNNSLQGSLPDSLSNLKNITRINLSHNHLNGTILPLCGSTSFLSFDVTNNEFEDEIPLQLGNSPNLERLRLGKNQFTGRIPWTFGKIRELSLLDISSNSLTGTIPLQLVLCKKLTHIDLNNNFLSGPIPPWLGKLSQLGELKLSSNQFDGSLPAELFNCTKLLVLSLDGNFLNGTIPQEIGNLGALNVLNLDKNQFSGSLPQGIGKLSKLYELRVSRNSLVGEIPLEIGQLQDLQSALDLSYNNFTGDVPSTIGTLTKLETLDLSHNQLTGEVPGAVGDMKSLGYLNLSFNNFKGKLKKQFSRWPADSFIGNTGLCGSPLSRCNRSGRDNKQQGLSPRSVVTISAISALAAIALMILVIALFFKQRHDFFKKVRDGSTAYSSSSSSSSQATHKPLFRTGASSKSDIKWDDIMDATRNLSEEFMIGSGGSGKIYKAELENGETVAVKKILWKDDLMSNKSFSREVKTLGRIKHRHLVKLMGYCSSKSEGLNLLIYEYMENGSVWDWFHDEKPEVEKKKKVLDWEARLRIAVGLAQGVEYLHHDCVPPILHRDIKSSNVLLDSNMEAHLGDFGLAKVLTENYDTNTESNTWFAGSYGYIAPEYAYSLKATEKSDVYSMGIVLMEIVSGKMPTESVFGAEMNMVRWVETHLEMAGSAREKLIDPKLKPLMPFEEEASYKVLEIALQCTKTSPQERPSSRQACDSLLHVFNNRTAGYKKL; translated from the exons atgCAGACTCTTCATACTCTTATTCTTGTCATGTTCATCCTCTGTTCTTCACTCGGTTCGATTTTGGCTCAAACCGGTCCAACCAACGATCTTCAAAATCTTCTCGAAGCGAAGAAATCTTTCGTCACCAATCCAGGAGAAGACGATCCTCTCCCCCAATGGAACTCTGTCAACATCAACTACTGTTCATGGACCGGCGTCACATGCGAAGATACCGGTTTATTCCGTGTCGTAGCCCTTAACCTCTCCGGTTTAGGCCTAACCGGTTCGATTTCACCTTCGTTTGGCCGGTTTGACAACCTAATCCACCTCGATCTATCTTCCAACAATCTAGCGGGCCCCATCCCAACTGCTCTCTCCAACCTTTCCTCCTTGGagtctctcttcctcttctccaaCCAGCTCACCGGCGAGATTCCGAGTCAACTCGGCTCACTCCTCAACCTCCGCTCGCTCAGGATCGGAGACAACGAGCTCGTCGGAACCATCCCGGAGACGCTGGGGAGCCTCGCCAACCTCCAGATGCTCGCCTTAGCCTCGTGCAGACTCACGGGCCCCGTACCGAGTCAACTCGGTCAACTCGCTCGAGTTCAGTCGCTGATCCTTCAGGATAACAACCTCGAAGGACCGATCCCGGCGGAGCTAGCGAACTGCTCCGACCTCACCGTGTTCACCGCGGCGGCGAACAGGCTTAACGGGACGATACCTGCTGAGTTAGGACGCCTCGAGAACCTCGAGATACTCAATCTCGCGAGCAATGGACTCTCCGGAGAGATACCGAGTCAACTCGGGGAGATGAGTCAACTCGAGTACCTTAACTTGATGGAAAACAAGCTTCAAGGTCTTGTCCCCAAGAGTTTAACTAATCTGAAGAATCTTCAGACACTCGATTTATCGGCGAATAATCTCACCGGAGAGATACCTGAAGAGATCTGGAACATGAGTCAGCTTCTTGATTTGGCTTTAGCAAACAACGGTTTCTCTGGTTCTTTACCGAAGAGTATGTGTTCGAACAATACTAACTTGGAACAGTTGGTTCTGTCTGGAACTCAGCTTTCAGGTGAAGTTCCCGCGGAGATCAGCAGATGTCAATCGCTTAAACAGCTTGACTTGTCGAACAATTCTCTTACCGGCTCCATACCTGAATCACTGTTTCAGCTAACCGAACTAACGGATCTTTATCTCCACAACAATACTTTGGAGGGCAAGTTATCTCCTTCTATATCAAACCTCACCAACCTACAGTGGCTTGTCTTATATCACAATAACTTGGAAGGCAAGTTACCTAACGAAATCGCCGCGCTGAAGAAGCTAGAAGTTCTGTTTCTATACGAGAATCGTTTCTCGGGTGAGATCCCTAAAGAGATCGGAAACTGCACAAGCTTGAAGATGATTGATCTATTCGGGAATCATTTCGAAGGAGAGATCCCTCCTTCGATAGGAGCCCTAAAGGAGCTTAACTTGCTTCACTTGAGACAGAACGAGTTCGTTGGTGGACTTCCCGCCACTTTAGGTAACTGCCACCAGCTCAAAATCTTGGACTTAGCAGACAACCAGCTCTCGGGTTCGATTCCTTCGTCCTACGGATCCTTAAAAGGATTAGAACAGTTCATGCTTTACAACAACTCTCTCCAAGGAAGCCTTCCTGATTCACTAAGCAATCTCAAGAACATCACGAGAATCAACCTCTCTCACAACCACCTCAACGGTACGATCCTTCCACTGTGTGGCTCCACCTCGTTCCTCTCGTTCGATGTAACCAACAATGAGTTTGAAGATGAGATCCCTCTCCAGCTAGGGAACTCTCCGAATCTCGAGCGTCTCAGGCTAGGCAAGAATCAGTTCACAGGAAGAATCCCTTGGACGTTTGGGAAGATCCGTGAGCTTTCTCTGTTGGATATCTCAAGCAATTCTCTTACAGGAACCATTCCTTTACAGCTAGTCTTGTGCAAGAAGCTGACACACATTGATCTCAACAACAACTTTCTCTCAGGGCCTATACCTCCATGGCTTGGAAAGCTTTCTCAGTTAGGAGAGCTGAAGCTTTCTTCTAATCAGTTTGATGGATCTTTACCTGCTGAGCTATTCAACTGTACAAAGCTGCTTGTGTTGTCTCTTGATGGAAACTTTCTCAATGGAACGATCCCTCAGGAGATTGGTAACTTGGGAGCTCTCAATGTACTTAACCTTGACAAGAACCAGTTCTCAGGTTCGCTTCCTCAAGGTATTGGCAAGCTTAGTAAGCTATATGAGCTTCGGGTGTCAAGAAACAGCTTAGTAGGAGAGATACCTTTAGAGATTGGGCAGCTTCAAGATCTTCAAAGTGCTTTAGACCTCAGCTACAATAACTTTACTGGAGATGTTCCTTCTACTATTGGGACGTTGACAAAGCTAGAGACTCTTGATCTGTCTCACAATCAGCTCACCGGTGAAGTTCCTGGAGCTGTTGGGGATATGAAGAGTTTGGGGTACCTCAACCTCTCTTTCAATAACTTCAAAGGCAAACTCAAGAAACAGTTCTCAAGATGGCCAGCTGATTCCTTTATAGGCAACACAGGTCTCTGTGGAAGCCCTCTTAGTCGTTGTAATAGATCTGGAAGAGACAACAAGCAGCAAGGTCTTAGTCCAAGATCAGTTGTTACAATATCAGCAATCTCAGCATTAGCAGCCATTGCTTTGATGATACTTGTGATCGCTCTCTTCTTCAAACAAAGGCATGATTTCTTCAAGAAAGTGAGGGATGGAAGCACTGCTTACTCGTCATCAAGCTCCTCCTCTTCACAAGCTACACACAAGCCTCTCTTTAGGACAGGAGCTTCTTCAAAGTCAGATATCAAGTGGGATGACATCATGGACGCCACGCGTAACTTGAGCGAGGAGTTCATGATTGGTTCAGGAGGGTCTGGGAAGATTTACAAGGCTGAGCTTGAGAACGGCGAGACAGTTGCTGTGAAGAAGATTCTATGGAAAGATGATCTCATGTCTAACAAGAGCTTCAGCAGAGAAGTTAAGACCCTTGGGAGAATCAAACATAGGCATCTTGTTAAGCTGATGGGTTACTGCAGCAGCAAGTCTGAAGGGCTGAATCTGTTGATATATGAGTATATGGAGAACGGAAGTGTATGGGATTGGTTTCATGATGAGAAACCTGAGgttgaaaagaagaagaaggtcttAGACTGGGAAGCAAGATTGAGGATAGCTGTAGGATTGGCTCAAGGAGTGGAGTATCTTCATCATGACTGTGTTCCTCCAATCCTCCACCGTGATATCAAATCAAGTAATGTGCTCCTAGATTCCAACATGGAAGCACACTTGGGAGATTTTGGTCTGGCCAAGGTCTTAACTGAGAACTATGATACTAACACAGAATCAAATACATGGTTTGCTGGCTCTTACGGCTACATTGCTCCAG AGTATGCTTACTCATTGAAGGCGACTGAGAAGAGTGATGTCTATAGTATGGGGATAGTGTTGATGGAGATTGTGTCCGGGAAAATGCCAACTGAATCAGTGTTTGGCGCAGAGATGAATATGGTGAGATGGGTTGAAACACATCTTGAGATGGCCGGTTCTGCAAGAGAGAAGCTCATAGATCCAAAGCTTAAGCCTTTAATGCCATTTGAAGAAGAAGCATCTTATAAGGTGCTTGAGATTGCACTTCAGTGCACCAAAACTTCTCCACAAGAGAGACCATCTTCTAGACAAGCATGTGATAGCCTTCTACATGTCTTCAACAATAGAACTGCTGGTTATAAGAAGCTGTAA